A stretch of the Erpetoichthys calabaricus chromosome 3, fErpCal1.3, whole genome shotgun sequence genome encodes the following:
- the LOC114649263 gene encoding olfactory receptor class A-like protein 1 encodes MDLCMTVKGVSFLLQTSLGILGNVMVLLIYSCLISSNHRLHPVDIILTYLSFVNLMIILTRGVPQTLIEFGFPASLNDMGCKVVVYIYRISRALSVSVTCMLSVFQSITIAPATSRLNALKANLPQLVLPTFSALCVVNMSIDVVAVLFAISPRNGTIPRFTLNLGFCHVDFRDQLGYVLSGASISARDFIFLSLMITASSHILLILHRHGKQMKTFNSTGRNQGSAAETRAAKTVVSLVTLYAFFFGIDNTIYIYMLTVSSVPPSIVDMRLFFSSCYASFCPFFMINTNKKLKNAISCSSTEAEAPQVSTILKTPSESV; translated from the coding sequence ATGGATCTCTGCATGACAGTCAAAGGGGTTTCCTTCCTTTTACAAACTAGCCTGGGGATTCTGGGTAATGTGATGGTCCTGCTCATTTACAGTTGTCTGATCTCCTCTAACCATCGCTTACATCCAGTGGACATCATCCTTACTTATCTTTCCTTTGTGAACCTGATGATAATCCTAACCAGAGGGGTGCCACAGACACTAATTGAGTTTGGTTTTCCTGCCTCCCTGAACGACATGGGCTGTAAAGTTGTCGTCTATATATACCGGATATCAAGGGCTCTGTCTGTTTCTGTCACCTGCATGCTGAGCGTCTTTCAATCCATAACAATTGCTCCTGCCACATCTAGACTGAATGCCCTCAAGGCCAATCTGCCCCAACTTGTGCTTCCCACTTTCAGTGCGCTATGTGTGGTTAACATGTCCATCGATGTCGTTGCAGTGCTCTTCGCCATCTCCCCCAGGAATGGCACCATACCTAGGTTCACTCTCAACCTGGGTTTCTGCCATGTTGATTTCAGGGACCAACTAGGTTATGTGCTGAGTGGAGCATCAATCTCTGCCAGAGATTTTATCTTCTTATCCCTCATGATAACAGCAAGCTCCCATATCCTCCTCATTCTGCATCGGCATGGAAAGCAGATGAAAACATTTAACAGCACTGGCAGGAATCAGGGCTCAGCAGCTGAAACCAGAGCCGCCAAGACTGTTGTCTCGCTGGTGACATTGTACGCCTTCTTCTTTGGAATCGACAATACCATCTATATTTACATGTTGACCGTGTCTAGCGTGCCACCTTCCATCGTAGACATGAGACTCTTCTTCTCATCCTGCTATGCTTCATTTTGTCCTTTCTTTATGATTAACACAAATAAGAAGCTTAAAAATGCAATTAGCTGTTCATCCACAGAGGCAGAGGCGCCACAAGTTAGCACCATTTTGAAGACTCCATCTGAATCAGTTTAA